A region of Acetivibrio cellulolyticus CD2 DNA encodes the following proteins:
- the ltrA gene encoding group II intron reverse transcriptase/maturase, whose product MEVAFNEVTITTAIHNIKANKGAKTPGVDNNKIDKYLQMKKDELIRLIQKQVLNYKPRPVKRIYIKKSNGKLRPLGIPTILERIIQECIKIVIEPIVEAKFFPNSYGFRPYRATKHAVMDVVSKVNVNSKVKPTYIIEGDIKSFFDNINHRILLKKLWKMGVHDKRILAILKKMLDAGYLEENSFYATEMGTVQGGVISPLLANVYLNDFDWTVGKMYQYPERSCKRITDDRTRLRNRGIIPKYLVRYADDWTLQTTTESEANRILKYLNKYFKHKLKLELSSEKTVITNIAEKAIKFLGFMIKAEKARSTPKNPRPTNIVGKAFSDMDRVKTKTKEILKEIRQLKHMGGKQRKAAQIEKINSMIVGVAEYNKTFICSKAFNYIDYRVRETSHYTFKYMYQKHHKKYRVLLEELTNRPQRHKGYKSRTYAIRIGEMNIGITKAFITHSQWIKRPYNQQTTPYTEEGRDLYLRQTNKKLPLNRPPLYDNEELAQCKEDKLNFEFYMNREYAYNRDGGKCKICGEKLVESNRHCHWINENEPTNKINKVANLAWFCKRCDGYVHSEDIPKGIDNSKIKKIRKYRSKLELKI is encoded by the coding sequence ATGGAAGTTGCATTCAATGAAGTGACAATCACAACAGCAATTCACAACATTAAAGCTAATAAGGGAGCAAAAACTCCTGGTGTTGACAATAATAAAATAGACAAGTATCTTCAAATGAAAAAAGATGAATTAATACGACTTATACAAAAACAAGTACTAAACTACAAACCAAGACCAGTAAAGCGCATATACATCAAAAAGAGCAATGGAAAACTAAGACCATTAGGGATTCCAACAATTTTGGAAAGAATAATTCAGGAATGTATCAAAATAGTAATAGAACCAATAGTAGAAGCAAAATTCTTCCCAAACAGCTATGGATTTAGACCATACAGAGCAACAAAACATGCAGTAATGGACGTAGTAAGCAAAGTAAATGTAAACTCAAAAGTCAAACCAACATACATAATTGAAGGAGATATAAAATCCTTCTTCGACAACATAAATCATAGAATACTACTCAAAAAGCTCTGGAAAATGGGTGTACATGATAAAAGAATATTGGCAATCCTAAAGAAGATGCTTGATGCAGGATACCTAGAAGAAAATTCATTTTACGCTACAGAAATGGGAACTGTACAAGGTGGAGTGATCTCACCATTACTTGCAAACGTATACTTAAATGATTTCGATTGGACTGTAGGAAAAATGTATCAATACCCTGAGCGTTCCTGCAAAAGAATAACAGATGACAGGACAAGACTAAGGAACAGAGGAATTATACCTAAATATCTTGTCCGTTATGCTGATGATTGGACACTTCAAACAACAACAGAATCAGAAGCCAACAGGATTTTGAAATATCTTAATAAATATTTCAAACATAAATTAAAACTAGAGCTCTCAAGTGAAAAGACAGTCATCACTAACATAGCCGAAAAAGCAATTAAATTTCTTGGGTTCATGATTAAAGCAGAAAAAGCAAGAAGTACACCAAAGAATCCAAGACCTACAAATATAGTAGGAAAAGCATTTTCAGATATGGATAGAGTAAAGACAAAAACAAAAGAGATTCTAAAAGAGATAAGACAACTGAAACATATGGGAGGCAAACAAAGAAAAGCTGCGCAAATTGAAAAGATTAATTCAATGATAGTAGGAGTAGCAGAATACAATAAAACATTCATATGCAGCAAAGCGTTTAATTACATAGACTATAGGGTTAGAGAGACATCACACTATACATTTAAATACATGTACCAAAAACATCACAAGAAATATAGAGTACTGCTTGAAGAGCTAACCAATAGACCTCAAAGGCATAAAGGATACAAGTCTAGAACATATGCAATAAGAATTGGAGAAATGAACATAGGAATAACCAAAGCATTTATAACACATAGTCAATGGATTAAACGCCCATATAATCAGCAAACAACGCCATACACAGAGGAAGGGAGAGATCTTTATTTGAGGCAAACAAATAAGAAACTTCCTTTAAACAGACCACCATTATATGATAACGAAGAACTGGCACAATGTAAAGAAGATAAATTAAACTTTGAATTTTACATGAACAGAGAATATGCGTATAATAGAGATGGTGGTAAATGTAAAATATGTGGAGAAAAACTTGTTGAATCCAATCGGCATTGTCATTGGATAAATGAAAATGAACCAACGAATAAAATTAACAAGGTTGCAAATTTGGCATGGTTCTGTAAAAGATGTGACGGATATGTTCATAGTGAAGACATACCAAAAGGCATAGACAATAGTAAAATCAAGAAAATTCGAAAGTACAGGTCAAAGCTTGAACTAAAGATTTAA
- a CDS encoding group II intron maturase-specific domain-containing protein, which translates to MTKSLKEFKEWCKKNRNKRIRTVVDMVNKKLMGYFNYYAIEGNSSKIHKFYYIATGILYKWLNRRSQRKSFNFEEFKKKMEHYGLIKSKIQKSPYKQLSIEDYSFV; encoded by the coding sequence ATGACAAAGTCGCTAAAGGAATTCAAAGAATGGTGTAAAAAGAACAGAAATAAAAGGATCAGAACAGTAGTAGATATGGTAAATAAAAAGCTGATGGGATATTTCAACTATTATGCCATAGAAGGTAACAGCAGTAAAATACATAAGTTTTACTACATAGCAACAGGTATACTATACAAATGGCTAAATAGGCGTAGTCAAAGGAAAAGTTTTAACTTTGAGGAATTTAAAAAGAAGATGGAGCACTACGGGTTAATAAAATCCAAAATACAGAAAAGTCCATACAAACAATTAAGTATTGAAGATTACAGTTTTGTTTGA
- the tnpB gene encoding IS66 family insertion sequence element accessory protein TnpB (TnpB, as the term is used for proteins encoded by IS66 family insertion elements, is considered an accessory protein, since TnpC, encoded by a neighboring gene, is a DDE family transposase.), with the protein MLSISGTEKVYLAIGSTDMRRSIDGLAAIVQQCFSLDPFSSNLFVFCNKNRTMIKILHWDHNGFWLYFRRLEKGTFKWPSDNSKETIQVGTRELYWLLTGL; encoded by the coding sequence ATGTTGAGCATAAGTGGAACAGAAAAAGTATATCTTGCTATTGGAAGTACTGATATGAGACGCTCTATCGACGGTTTGGCAGCAATAGTTCAGCAATGTTTTTCTCTCGACCCATTTTCATCGAATCTTTTTGTGTTTTGCAATAAAAACAGGACAATGATAAAAATATTACATTGGGATCATAACGGATTTTGGCTATACTTCCGACGACTTGAAAAGGGAACGTTTAAATGGCCTTCAGATAACTCTAAAGAGACAATTCAAGTGGGTACTAGGGAACTCTATTGGTTATTAACTGGACTT
- a CDS encoding retropepsin-like aspartic protease, translated as MGCIVRLPFKHGLLYAEVELENKGKKVLISDVIVDTGAAHSIFLADYLNDLDIDIEENEELVVTYGYGGYANSSLRKRIEKISIGNIQLRDFKIDFGEIDPDERINGLLGLDFLKGAKVLIDLDELKIVMK; from the coding sequence ATGGGTTGTATTGTACGCTTACCATTTAAACATGGTCTTCTATATGCAGAAGTAGAGCTTGAAAACAAGGGAAAGAAAGTTTTAATAAGTGATGTAATTGTTGATACAGGTGCAGCACATTCTATATTTCTTGCAGATTACTTAAATGATTTAGATATAGATATTGAAGAAAATGAAGAACTTGTTGTAACTTATGGTTATGGGGGATATGCAAATAGTTCACTAAGGAAAAGAATAGAGAAGATTTCAATAGGAAATATTCAACTAAGAGATTTTAAGATAGATTTTGGAGAAATAGATCCTGATGAAAGGATAAATGGCCTGCTAGGCTTAGATTTTCTTAAAGGTGCAAAAGTTTTAATTGATCTTGATGAACTAAAAATAGTTATGAAATAA
- the ltrA gene encoding group II intron reverse transcriptase/maturase, translated as MNAIACAPTDNRICWSKILWDKCTEVVKKLQKRIVKAQKEGRYNKVKSLQWLITHSFYAKLIAIKRVTSNKGKNTPGVDNILWESDKDKEQAVKLLNRRGYNAQPLRRVYIPKKNSKKKRPLGIPVMKDRAMQALYLLALDPVAETICDNNAYGFRIGRSTADAIEELFIILSQNKSAQWVLEGDIKGCFDNISHEWMLNNIPIDKRILEKWLKAGIIFDDEFYDTEAGTPQGGIISPCLCNLALNGIEEILLSKFKVRQVNWKRYHPKVRIVKYADDFVITGHSKELLEEEVMPILKEFFEERGLELSKEKTLITHINDGFDFLGKNVRKYGEKLLIKPSKPNIKAFLTSIRETIEKHKMVKQEDLIRLLNPKIQGWANHHRHKVSKKAFGHVDNQIFLKLWQWCCRRHPKKGKKWIKNRYFHSIETRNWVFAAKTDKGLVKLKRASDTKILRHVKIRKEANPYDTEWKSYFEEREGYKLFESMSGRNALRRMWNRQKGLCPICGERVVEKGTWRMHKDEQANKKYIVHSKCHNSLHGYIQNPIELAYS; from the coding sequence ATGAACGCAATAGCGTGTGCACCTACTGACAACCGAATATGTTGGTCTAAGATATTATGGGACAAATGTACAGAAGTTGTAAAGAAACTTCAAAAGCGTATCGTAAAGGCTCAAAAGGAAGGAAGATATAACAAGGTAAAATCCTTGCAATGGCTAATAACACATTCGTTTTATGCAAAGCTAATAGCAATAAAAAGAGTAACATCAAACAAAGGCAAGAATACCCCGGGAGTAGATAATATATTATGGGAAAGTGATAAGGACAAAGAGCAAGCAGTTAAACTTCTGAATAGAAGAGGATATAATGCACAGCCTTTGAGAAGGGTATATATACCAAAGAAAAACAGTAAAAAGAAAAGACCTTTAGGTATACCTGTAATGAAAGACAGGGCGATGCAGGCATTATATCTATTGGCATTAGATCCAGTTGCAGAGACAATATGTGATAATAATGCCTACGGATTCAGAATTGGAAGGTCAACTGCTGATGCAATTGAAGAATTATTTATTATCTTAAGTCAAAATAAATCAGCCCAATGGGTGTTAGAGGGCGATATTAAAGGATGTTTTGATAATATTTCACATGAATGGATGCTCAATAATATACCGATAGATAAAAGAATACTGGAGAAATGGCTAAAAGCAGGTATAATATTTGATGATGAATTCTATGATACAGAAGCTGGAACGCCGCAAGGCGGAATAATTTCGCCATGTTTATGTAATCTGGCTCTAAACGGCATTGAAGAAATTCTTTTATCCAAGTTCAAAGTAAGGCAGGTAAATTGGAAAAGATACCATCCAAAAGTACGGATAGTCAAATATGCTGATGACTTTGTAATAACAGGACACAGTAAAGAATTGCTTGAAGAAGAGGTAATGCCTATTCTAAAGGAATTTTTTGAAGAACGTGGTTTAGAACTATCAAAAGAAAAGACTTTAATAACTCATATAAATGATGGATTTGACTTTTTAGGTAAGAATGTACGAAAATACGGAGAAAAGCTTCTGATTAAACCCTCCAAACCAAACATAAAAGCCTTTCTGACAAGTATAAGAGAGACTATAGAAAAGCACAAAATGGTTAAACAGGAGGACTTAATAAGACTACTGAACCCTAAAATACAAGGATGGGCAAATCATCACAGACATAAAGTATCAAAGAAGGCATTTGGTCATGTTGATAATCAGATATTCCTTAAATTATGGCAGTGGTGTTGCAGGAGACATCCAAAGAAGGGCAAGAAGTGGATAAAGAATAGATACTTCCATAGTATAGAGACAAGAAACTGGGTATTTGCAGCAAAGACCGACAAAGGATTGGTAAAGTTAAAAAGAGCTTCTGATACTAAAATATTAAGGCATGTAAAGATAAGAAAAGAAGCAAACCCTTATGATACAGAATGGAAATCATATTTTGAAGAAAGGGAAGGTTACAAACTCTTTGAAAGTATGAGCGGAAGAAATGCCTTAAGAAGAATGTGGAACAGACAAAAAGGATTATGCCCAATATGTGGCGAAAGAGTAGTTGAAAAAGGGACGTGGAGAATGCATAAGGACGAGCAAGCAAACAAGAAATACATAGTGCATTCAAAATGTCATAATAGCCTACATGGTTATATACAAAACCCGATTGAGCTGGCTTACTCATAG
- the ltrA gene encoding group II intron reverse transcriptase/maturase — translation MNAIACAPTDNRICWSEILWDKCTEAVKKLQKRIVKAQKEGRYNKVKSLQWLVTHSFYAKLIAIKRVTSNKGKNTPGVDNILWESDKDKEQAVKLLNRRGYKAQPLRRVYIPKKNSKKKRPLGIPVMKDRAMQALYLLALDPVAETICDNNAYGFRIGRSTADAIEELFIILSQKKSAKWILEGDIKGCFDNISHEWMLKNIPTDKRILENWLKSGIIFDNEYYDTDAGTPQGGIISPCLCNPALNGIERILLSKFKVRQVNWKSYHPKVRIVKYADDFVITGHSKEILGEEVMPVLKEFFEERGLELSKEKTLITHIDDGFDFLGKNVRKYGEKLLIKPSKSNIKAFLTSIRETIEKNKMVKQEDLIRQLNPKIQGWANYHRHKVSKEAYGYVDNQIFLKIWQWCCRRHPKKGKKWIKNRYFHSIETRNWVFAAKTDKEFVRLKKASDTMILRHVKIRKESNPYDSEWKSYFEEREGYKLFESMSGRKALRRMWNRQRGLCPICGEKVTEKGMWRMHKDETTNKKYIVHSKCHNQLHGYIQNPMELAFS, via the coding sequence ATGAACGCAATAGCGTGTGCACCTACTGACAACCGAATATGTTGGTCTGAGATATTATGGGACAAATGTACAGAAGCTGTTAAGAAACTTCAAAAGCGTATCGTAAAGGCTCAAAAGGAAGGAAGATATAACAAGGTCAAATCCTTGCAATGGCTTGTAACACATTCGTTTTATGCGAAGCTGATAGCAATAAAAAGAGTAACATCAAATAAAGGCAAGAATACGCCAGGAGTAGATAATATACTATGGGAAAGTGACAAGGACAAAGAACAGGCAGTTAAACTCCTGAATCGAAGAGGATATAAAGCCCAACCATTAAGAAGAGTATACATACCAAAGAAAAACAGTAAAAAGAAAAGGCCTTTAGGTATACCAGTTATGAAAGACAGAGCTATGCAGGCATTATATCTATTGGCATTAGATCCGGTTGCAGAGACAATATGTGATAATAATGCATATGGATTCAGGATTGGGAGATCAACTGCCGATGCAATTGAAGAATTATTTATTATCTTAAGTCAAAAGAAATCAGCTAAATGGATATTAGAGGGAGATATTAAAGGATGTTTTGATAATATCTCTCATGAATGGATGCTCAAGAATATACCGACAGATAAAAGGATACTAGAAAACTGGCTAAAATCCGGTATAATATTTGATAATGAATACTATGATACTGATGCTGGAACGCCACAAGGCGGAATAATTTCACCCTGTTTATGTAATCCGGCTCTGAACGGAATTGAAAGAATTCTTTTATCCAAGTTCAAAGTAAGGCAGGTAAATTGGAAAAGCTACCATCCAAAAGTTCGAATAGTGAAGTATGCTGATGACTTTGTAATAACAGGACATAGTAAAGAAATACTTGGAGAAGAGGTAATGCCTGTTCTAAAGGAATTTTTTGAAGAACGGGGTTTGGAACTATCCAAAGAAAAGACCTTAATAACTCATATAGATGATGGATTTGACTTTCTAGGTAAGAATGTACGAAAATATGGAGAAAAACTACTGATTAAACCATCCAAATCAAACATAAAAGCATTTCTGACAAGTATACGAGAGACTATAGAAAAGAATAAAATGGTTAAACAAGAAGACTTGATCAGGCAACTGAATCCGAAAATACAAGGATGGGCAAATTATCACAGGCATAAAGTATCAAAGGAAGCATATGGTTATGTTGATAATCAGATATTCCTCAAGATATGGCAATGGTGTTGCAGGAGACATCCGAAGAAGGGTAAGAAGTGGATTAAGAATAGATATTTCCATAGTATAGAGACAAGAAACTGGGTATTTGCAGCAAAAACCGACAAAGAATTTGTAAGGTTGAAAAAAGCTTCCGATACTATGATATTAAGGCATGTAAAGATAAGAAAAGAATCCAACCCATATGATTCAGAATGGAAATCATATTTTGAAGAAAGGGAAGGTTACAAACTCTTTGAAAGCATGAGCGGAAGAAAGGCATTAAGAAGAATGTGGAACAGACAAAGAGGATTGTGCCCAATATGTGGCGAAAAGGTAACTGAAAAAGGAATGTGGCGGATGCACAAAGACGAAACGACAAACAAGAAATACATTGTACATTCAAAATGTCACAACCAGTTACATGGTTATATACAAAATCCAATGGAGCTGGCTTTCTCATAG
- a CDS encoding type II toxin-antitoxin system RelE/ParE family toxin produces MNIRWTQPAVLDLESIRDYIARDSEYYASEFVGRILDAVEKLYMLPSMGRKVPEAYDDNIREIIFYNYRIIYMIERADSILVLAVIHAARDLNSINPCPWEVT; encoded by the coding sequence ATGAATATTCGATGGACACAACCAGCAGTTTTAGACTTAGAGAGTATAAGAGATTATATTGCTAGAGATTCTGAGTACTATGCAAGTGAGTTTGTAGGAAGAATACTTGATGCAGTTGAAAAACTATATATGTTACCAAGTATGGGAAGAAAAGTACCGGAAGCATATGATGATAACATAAGGGAAATTATATTTTATAATTATCGAATTATATACATGATTGAAAGAGCGGATAGTATTCTTGTTTTAGCAGTGATTCATGCAGCAAGAGATTTAAATAGTATTAATCCATGTCCTTGGGAAGTTACTTAA
- a CDS encoding retropepsin-like aspartic protease — protein MNKIKFDFTSNLMMINVYLWNIRMAKFENMLITYDTGASNTVISKDILFLLGYNFEGIEKTRIITASGVEYVEPIILEKFKIGNYVLDDVQVYAHTFPEASFSLGVLGLNVIRQFDTSILFSKGEIILSKI, from the coding sequence ATGAACAAGATAAAATTTGATTTTACTTCGAATTTGATGATGATAAATGTATATTTATGGAATATCAGAATGGCTAAGTTTGAAAATATGTTAATTACTTATGATACAGGTGCTTCAAATACGGTCATCTCAAAAGATATTCTTTTTTTATTGGGATATAATTTTGAAGGTATAGAAAAGACAAGGATAATTACAGCAAGTGGTGTTGAATATGTTGAGCCTATCATATTGGAGAAGTTTAAGATTGGAAATTATGTTTTAGATGATGTACAGGTATATGCACATACATTTCCGGAAGCTAGTTTTTCATTAGGAGTTTTAGGTCTTAATGTTATTAGGCAATTTGATACTTCAATACTTTTTAGTAAAGGTGAAATTATTCTTAGCAAAATTTAA
- a CDS encoding retropepsin-like aspartic protease: MKEKITLVDNLPFIQVSISHQGRNKIIDNVLIDTGSGSTIFKVDILEDIGIKPEDDDVIATISGVGGSEFVFVKVIDCIKVGDLKVTGFKIDLGIMDYGFEINGIIGMDFLTRIFSHIDLEDFFLLGR; the protein is encoded by the coding sequence ATGAAAGAAAAAATAACATTGGTTGATAATCTTCCATTTATCCAAGTATCAATAAGTCATCAAGGAAGAAATAAAATAATAGACAATGTACTTATTGATACTGGATCAGGTAGTACAATTTTTAAAGTAGATATCTTAGAGGATATTGGCATTAAGCCTGAGGATGATGATGTGATAGCAACTATTTCAGGTGTTGGTGGTTCAGAGTTTGTCTTTGTTAAAGTAATTGATTGTATTAAAGTCGGTGATTTGAAAGTGACTGGATTTAAAATTGATCTTGGTATTATGGACTACGGTTTTGAGATAAATGGTATTATTGGTATGGATTTTCTTACAAGAATTTTTTCGCATATTGATTTAGAAGACTTTTTCCTCCTAGGTCGTTAA
- the tnpA gene encoding IS66 family insertion sequence element accessory protein TnpA, whose amino-acid sequence MLYKEWEKLIREFEKSGKTQAQWCREKGLKIKAFNFQYRKYRRDNQNKEEINKTNWMPIQFEPMMTSKLNIRIGKAIIEIENGYDERLLQTIVKSLEAIC is encoded by the coding sequence ATGTTATATAAAGAATGGGAAAAGTTAATTAGAGAATTCGAAAAAAGCGGAAAAACCCAGGCTCAGTGGTGTAGGGAAAAGGGGTTGAAAATCAAAGCATTCAATTTCCAATATAGAAAATATAGAAGAGATAATCAAAACAAGGAAGAAATTAACAAAACAAACTGGATGCCAATTCAGTTTGAACCAATGATGACATCAAAACTCAACATAAGAATAGGTAAAGCTATAATTGAAATTGAGAACGGATATGACGAAAGACTTTTGCAAACTATAGTTAAATCCTTGGAGGCAATATGTTGA
- a CDS encoding RNA-directed DNA polymerase has product MQTSLLGIAQKAKQNKKYKFGNLYELIDKYALLQAWRQINKGAASGVDRERAKEFKKNIETNLEEMLEELKTKKYKARLVKRVFIPKGKDGKRPLGLPVLRDKIIQRAAANILEAIYEQDFIEDSYGYRKGKNAHQAINAIKEEISGKYNHVVEADIKGFFNNINHEWLVRMLEERIKDKQFIRLIKKWLKAGILNADGSIEKPDRGCPQGSVISPILANIYLHYVLDLWFEKAIKPKCGAEAYHCRSADDFIFGFRYKDDALYLMRKLGGRLEKFGLELAKEKTGMVVFSRFKKH; this is encoded by the coding sequence ATGCAAACCTCACTGCTGGGAATAGCGCAGAAAGCAAAACAGAATAAGAAATACAAATTTGGGAACTTGTATGAGCTCATAGATAAATATGCATTATTGCAAGCATGGAGACAGATAAACAAAGGTGCAGCATCTGGAGTTGATAGGGAAAGGGCAAAAGAGTTCAAGAAGAACATAGAAACTAATCTTGAGGAAATGCTAGAAGAGCTGAAAACTAAGAAATATAAAGCAAGGTTAGTTAAAAGAGTTTTCATACCAAAAGGAAAAGATGGAAAAAGGCCATTGGGATTACCTGTTTTACGTGATAAAATAATACAAAGAGCAGCAGCGAATATACTAGAAGCAATCTATGAGCAGGACTTTATTGAAGACAGTTATGGCTATAGGAAAGGCAAAAATGCACATCAAGCCATAAATGCAATTAAGGAAGAAATAAGTGGGAAGTATAATCATGTAGTGGAAGCAGACATCAAAGGTTTCTTCAATAACATAAATCATGAATGGTTAGTAAGAATGCTCGAGGAAAGAATAAAGGATAAACAATTCATAAGACTAATAAAGAAATGGCTGAAGGCAGGAATACTAAACGCAGATGGAAGTATTGAGAAGCCGGATAGAGGATGTCCTCAAGGATCAGTAATAAGCCCAATATTAGCGAATATATATCTACACTATGTATTAGACCTGTGGTTTGAGAAAGCAATAAAGCCAAAGTGTGGAGCGGAGGCGTATCATTGCAGGTCAGCGGATGATTTTATCTTTGGATTCAGATATAAAGACGATGCTTTATATCTAATGAGAAAGTTAGGTGGACGACTAGAAAAGTTCGGATTGGAATTAGCGAAAGAGAAAACAGGGATGGTAGTATTTTCGAGATTCAAAAAACATTAA
- a CDS encoding DUF4826 family protein has protein sequence MSIFDIFKKKKTEDKSMPNSNMDIEWVKNGWSVATKLLSTLRPDIIPCVSKVPTMVFEDKFIIYYAKDPTKVPQEEYWIINGAFPPALIDAAKTENERDAIKIFGQIYQHDGQVIQGKITGDFKLPLFTIEKSKEDKNFGVFLENIGNYLCSMEKSFPWKEYGINGKVFSVE, from the coding sequence ATGAGCATTTTTGATATTTTTAAAAAGAAAAAAACAGAAGATAAAAGTATGCCAAATAGTAATATGGATATCGAATGGGTAAAGAATGGATGGTCTGTAGCAACTAAATTACTATCAACTTTGAGACCTGACATAATTCCTTGTGTTTCAAAAGTTCCGACAATGGTATTTGAGGATAAATTCATTATTTATTATGCAAAAGACCCAACAAAAGTACCTCAAGAGGAGTATTGGATAATAAATGGAGCTTTTCCTCCTGCATTAATAGATGCAGCAAAAACAGAGAATGAAAGAGATGCCATAAAGATATTTGGCCAGATATATCAACACGATGGACAGGTTATTCAAGGTAAAATTACCGGAGATTTTAAACTTCCTCTTTTTACTATAGAAAAATCAAAAGAGGATAAGAACTTTGGTGTTTTTTTAGAAAACATAGGAAACTATCTTTGCAGCATGGAGAAATCATTTCCTTGGAAGGAATATGGAATAAATGGCAAAGTTTTTTCAGTGGAATAA